From a single Kryptolebias marmoratus isolate JLee-2015 linkage group LG17, ASM164957v2, whole genome shotgun sequence genomic region:
- the LOC108237066 gene encoding cytochrome b-c1 complex subunit 2, mitochondrial isoform X2 translates to MKGIRGLSQLSKRFYAAARSGQSLSQPLAGLKYSPGAAPNHQDVKVTKLLNGLVIASLENYSPASKIGVFVKAGCRYETPDNLGVTHLLRLASSLTTKGASAFKICHSIEAVGGSMSVTSSRENMMYTVDCLRDDFDTVMEYLINVTTAPEFRPWEVSDLTQRVKMDNVLAAQSPQTVVVETLHEAAYKNALCNSLYCPDYMVGNIKSEHLHQFVQNNFTSARMALVGLCVDHSVLKQVGEQFLNIRGGAGATGAKAQYCGRELRLQSSSSLVHSAVVSQSAAAGTGEALAFSVLQHLLGAGPHVKRGSRVSSKLVQGVAKATADPFDVSAFNASYSDSGLFGVYTISQSAAAGDVIRAALTQVKAVADGGVTAADLTRAKAQLKCQYLMSLETPEGLLEAIGTQALADGSYHSADEISKNIDNVSLTDVANAAKKFVTGKKTMVSQGNLVKTPFLDEI, encoded by the exons aTGAAGGGGATCCGGGGACTCAGTCAGCTATCG AAACGGTTCTATGCGGCTGCCAGAAGCGGCCAGTCTCTTTCCCAGCCTCTGGCTGGCCTCAAGTATTCTCCTGGGGCTGCTCCAAACCACCAGGATGTCAAA GTAACCAAACTGCTCAACGGACTGGTGATTGCATCGCTGGAAAACTACTCCCCAGCCTCTAAAATTGGAGTCTTTGTCAAGGCCGGTTGTCGTTATGAGACCCCCGACAACCTGGGTGTCACCCACCTGCTCAGGCTGGCCTCCAGTCTG ACCACCAAAGGAGCGTCAGCGTTCAAAATCTGCCATTCTATCGAGGCAGTGGGAGGCAGCATGAg CGTGACTTCATCCAGGGAGAATATGATGTACACCGTCGACTGTTTGAGAGACGACtt CGACACAGTGATGGAGTATTTGATCAACGTGACAACGGCCCCAGAGTTCCGCCCGTGGGAGGTGTCTGATCTCACACAGAGAGTGAAGATGGACAATGTCCTGGCTGCACAGAGCCCCCAGACAG TTGTGGTGGAGACTCTGCACGAAGCAGCCTATAAGAATGCCCTGTGTAACTCCCTGTACTGTCCAGACTACATGGTTGGCAACATCAAGTCTGAACAT CTTCATCAGTTTGTCCAGAACAATTTCACAAGTGCAAGAATGGCTCTTGTCGGGCTCT GTGTCGACCACAGTGTGCTGAAGCAGGTGGGGGAGCAGTTCCTGAACATCCGCGGCGGCGCAGGAGCCACAGGAGCCAAAGCTCAGTATTGTGGAA GGGAGCTCCGTCTgcaaagcagcagcagtctgGTTCATTCGGCCGTGGTGAGCCAGTCGGCAGCAGCAGGCACCGGTGAAGCTCTGGCTTTCAGCGTGCTGCAGCATTTACTGGGAGCCGGGCCACACGTCAAGAGAGGATCTCGCGTCTCCAGCAAATTGGTCCAAGGTGTTGCCAAGGCAACCGCGGACCCCTTTGAC GTCAGTGCTTTCAATGCGAGCTACTCCGATTCTGGTCTGTTTGGAGTTTACACAATTTCccaatctgcagcagctggagat GTAATTAGAGCGGCTCTCACCCAGGTGAAGGCCGTTGCCGATGGAGGAGTCACAGCTGCTGACCTCACTCGGGCAAA GGCCCAGTTAAAGTGTCAGTACCTGATGTCTCTGGAAACGCCCGAGGGTTTGCTGGAGGCCATCGGCACCCAGGCTCTGGCCGATGGATCCTACCACTCTGCCGACGAAATCTCCAAGAACATCGACAACGTCTCTTTGACGGATGTCGCTAAC GCTGCCAAGAAGTTTGTCACCGGCAAGAAGACTATGGTGTCCCAGGGCAACCTCGTAAAAACACCCTTCCTGGATGAGATCTAA
- the LOC108237066 gene encoding cytochrome b-c1 complex subunit 2, mitochondrial isoform X3: MKGIRGLSQLSTRLYAAQAARKVEAPGFQPQDVQVTKLLNGLVIASLENYSPASKIGVFVKAGCRYETPDNLGVTHLLRLASSLTTKGASAFKICHSIEAVGGSMSVTSSRENMMYTVDCLRDDFDTVMEYLINVTTAPEFRPWEVSDLTQRVKMDNVLAAQSPQTVVVETLHEAAYKNALCNSLYCPDYMVGNIKSEHLHQFVQNNFTSARMALVGLCVDHSVLKQVGEQFLNIRGGAGATGAKAQYCGRELRLQSSSSLVHSAVVSQSAAAGTGEALAFSVLQHLLGAGPHVKRGSRVSSKLVQGVAKATADPFDVSAFNASYSDSGLFGVYTISQSAAAGDVIRAALTQVKAVADGGVTAADLTRAKAQLKCQYLMSLETPEGLLEAIGTQALADGSYHSADEISKNIDNVSLTDVANAAKKFVTGKKTMVSQGNLVKTPFLDEI; encoded by the exons aTGAAGGGGATCCGGGGACTCAGTCAGCTATCG ACAAGGCTTTATGCAGCCCAGGCTGCCCGTAAGGTGGAAGCTCCTGGGTTTCAGCCACAGGATGTTCAG GTAACCAAACTGCTCAACGGACTGGTGATTGCATCGCTGGAAAACTACTCCCCAGCCTCTAAAATTGGAGTCTTTGTCAAGGCCGGTTGTCGTTATGAGACCCCCGACAACCTGGGTGTCACCCACCTGCTCAGGCTGGCCTCCAGTCTG ACCACCAAAGGAGCGTCAGCGTTCAAAATCTGCCATTCTATCGAGGCAGTGGGAGGCAGCATGAg CGTGACTTCATCCAGGGAGAATATGATGTACACCGTCGACTGTTTGAGAGACGACtt CGACACAGTGATGGAGTATTTGATCAACGTGACAACGGCCCCAGAGTTCCGCCCGTGGGAGGTGTCTGATCTCACACAGAGAGTGAAGATGGACAATGTCCTGGCTGCACAGAGCCCCCAGACAG TTGTGGTGGAGACTCTGCACGAAGCAGCCTATAAGAATGCCCTGTGTAACTCCCTGTACTGTCCAGACTACATGGTTGGCAACATCAAGTCTGAACAT CTTCATCAGTTTGTCCAGAACAATTTCACAAGTGCAAGAATGGCTCTTGTCGGGCTCT GTGTCGACCACAGTGTGCTGAAGCAGGTGGGGGAGCAGTTCCTGAACATCCGCGGCGGCGCAGGAGCCACAGGAGCCAAAGCTCAGTATTGTGGAA GGGAGCTCCGTCTgcaaagcagcagcagtctgGTTCATTCGGCCGTGGTGAGCCAGTCGGCAGCAGCAGGCACCGGTGAAGCTCTGGCTTTCAGCGTGCTGCAGCATTTACTGGGAGCCGGGCCACACGTCAAGAGAGGATCTCGCGTCTCCAGCAAATTGGTCCAAGGTGTTGCCAAGGCAACCGCGGACCCCTTTGAC GTCAGTGCTTTCAATGCGAGCTACTCCGATTCTGGTCTGTTTGGAGTTTACACAATTTCccaatctgcagcagctggagat GTAATTAGAGCGGCTCTCACCCAGGTGAAGGCCGTTGCCGATGGAGGAGTCACAGCTGCTGACCTCACTCGGGCAAA GGCCCAGTTAAAGTGTCAGTACCTGATGTCTCTGGAAACGCCCGAGGGTTTGCTGGAGGCCATCGGCACCCAGGCTCTGGCCGATGGATCCTACCACTCTGCCGACGAAATCTCCAAGAACATCGACAACGTCTCTTTGACGGATGTCGCTAAC GCTGCCAAGAAGTTTGTCACCGGCAAGAAGACTATGGTGTCCCAGGGCAACCTCGTAAAAACACCCTTCCTGGATGAGATCTAA
- the LOC108237066 gene encoding cytochrome b-c1 complex subunit 2, mitochondrial isoform X1, whose translation MKGIRGLSQLSVRAHLVCPGSSGYMFTHNPSLKRFYAAARSGQSLSQPLAGLKYSPGAAPNHQDVKVTKLLNGLVIASLENYSPASKIGVFVKAGCRYETPDNLGVTHLLRLASSLTTKGASAFKICHSIEAVGGSMSVTSSRENMMYTVDCLRDDFDTVMEYLINVTTAPEFRPWEVSDLTQRVKMDNVLAAQSPQTVVVETLHEAAYKNALCNSLYCPDYMVGNIKSEHLHQFVQNNFTSARMALVGLCVDHSVLKQVGEQFLNIRGGAGATGAKAQYCGRELRLQSSSSLVHSAVVSQSAAAGTGEALAFSVLQHLLGAGPHVKRGSRVSSKLVQGVAKATADPFDVSAFNASYSDSGLFGVYTISQSAAAGDVIRAALTQVKAVADGGVTAADLTRAKAQLKCQYLMSLETPEGLLEAIGTQALADGSYHSADEISKNIDNVSLTDVANAAKKFVTGKKTMVSQGNLVKTPFLDEI comes from the exons aTGAAGGGGATCCGGGGACTCAGTCAGCTATCGGTGAGAGCTCATCTCGTGTGTCCTGGAAGTTCGGGATATATGTTCACACACAACCCATCGCTG AAACGGTTCTATGCGGCTGCCAGAAGCGGCCAGTCTCTTTCCCAGCCTCTGGCTGGCCTCAAGTATTCTCCTGGGGCTGCTCCAAACCACCAGGATGTCAAA GTAACCAAACTGCTCAACGGACTGGTGATTGCATCGCTGGAAAACTACTCCCCAGCCTCTAAAATTGGAGTCTTTGTCAAGGCCGGTTGTCGTTATGAGACCCCCGACAACCTGGGTGTCACCCACCTGCTCAGGCTGGCCTCCAGTCTG ACCACCAAAGGAGCGTCAGCGTTCAAAATCTGCCATTCTATCGAGGCAGTGGGAGGCAGCATGAg CGTGACTTCATCCAGGGAGAATATGATGTACACCGTCGACTGTTTGAGAGACGACtt CGACACAGTGATGGAGTATTTGATCAACGTGACAACGGCCCCAGAGTTCCGCCCGTGGGAGGTGTCTGATCTCACACAGAGAGTGAAGATGGACAATGTCCTGGCTGCACAGAGCCCCCAGACAG TTGTGGTGGAGACTCTGCACGAAGCAGCCTATAAGAATGCCCTGTGTAACTCCCTGTACTGTCCAGACTACATGGTTGGCAACATCAAGTCTGAACAT CTTCATCAGTTTGTCCAGAACAATTTCACAAGTGCAAGAATGGCTCTTGTCGGGCTCT GTGTCGACCACAGTGTGCTGAAGCAGGTGGGGGAGCAGTTCCTGAACATCCGCGGCGGCGCAGGAGCCACAGGAGCCAAAGCTCAGTATTGTGGAA GGGAGCTCCGTCTgcaaagcagcagcagtctgGTTCATTCGGCCGTGGTGAGCCAGTCGGCAGCAGCAGGCACCGGTGAAGCTCTGGCTTTCAGCGTGCTGCAGCATTTACTGGGAGCCGGGCCACACGTCAAGAGAGGATCTCGCGTCTCCAGCAAATTGGTCCAAGGTGTTGCCAAGGCAACCGCGGACCCCTTTGAC GTCAGTGCTTTCAATGCGAGCTACTCCGATTCTGGTCTGTTTGGAGTTTACACAATTTCccaatctgcagcagctggagat GTAATTAGAGCGGCTCTCACCCAGGTGAAGGCCGTTGCCGATGGAGGAGTCACAGCTGCTGACCTCACTCGGGCAAA GGCCCAGTTAAAGTGTCAGTACCTGATGTCTCTGGAAACGCCCGAGGGTTTGCTGGAGGCCATCGGCACCCAGGCTCTGGCCGATGGATCCTACCACTCTGCCGACGAAATCTCCAAGAACATCGACAACGTCTCTTTGACGGATGTCGCTAAC GCTGCCAAGAAGTTTGTCACCGGCAAGAAGACTATGGTGTCCCAGGGCAACCTCGTAAAAACACCCTTCCTGGATGAGATCTAA
- the LOC108237151 gene encoding uncharacterized protein C16orf52 homolog A isoform X2, translated as MRAASGPNGEVEAELSLRPPSLPPDMDKLTVISGCLFLAADIFAVASIANPDWISTGEPAVLQCQTLHGRKRICVPPRLPGEWVATSFFIVLGIISLSVTCSLLVMSHWHHEAIRVARWIAFTGMVLFCMAALVFPMGFYISEIGGQPYKLPNNTMVGSSYVLFILAIFFTIVGLLFAGKVCLPG; from the exons ATGAGAGCCGCATCTGGACCAAACGGTGAGGTGGAGGCAGAGCTTTCCCTgcgccccccctccctccctcccgaCATGGATAAACTCACCGTCATATCGGGATGCCTCTTCCTCGCTGCAGACATCTTCGCCGTGGCCAGCATCGCCAACCCGGACTGGATCAGCACCGGAGAACCGGCCG TCCTGCAGTGCCAGACCCTCCACGGCAGAAAGCGGATCTGCGTCCCCCCTCGACTGCCCGGAGAGTGGGTGGCGACGTCCTTCTTCATCGTCCTGGGCATCATCTCCCTCAGCGTCACCTGCAGCCTGCTGGTGATGTCACACTGGCACCACGAGGCCATCCGCGTCGCCCGCTGGATCGCCTTCACAGGAA TGGTCCTGTTCTGCATGGCTGCCCTGGTATTCCCGATGGGATTCTACATCAGCGAGATCGGAGGACAGCCGTACAAGCTGCCCAACAACACGATGGTGGGCTCGTCCTACGTGCTCTTCATCCTGGCTATTTTCTTCACCATAGTGGGGCTGCTGTTTGCTGGGAAGGTATGCTTACCAGGCTAA
- the LOC108237151 gene encoding uncharacterized protein C16orf52 homolog A isoform X1 has translation MRAASGPNGEVEAELSLRPPSLPPDMDKLTVISGCLFLAADIFAVASIANPDWISTGEPAGSLSVGLVLQCQTLHGRKRICVPPRLPGEWVATSFFIVLGIISLSVTCSLLVMSHWHHEAIRVARWIAFTGMVLFCMAALVFPMGFYISEIGGQPYKLPNNTMVGSSYVLFILAIFFTIVGLLFAGKVCLPG, from the exons ATGAGAGCCGCATCTGGACCAAACGGTGAGGTGGAGGCAGAGCTTTCCCTgcgccccccctccctccctcccgaCATGGATAAACTCACCGTCATATCGGGATGCCTCTTCCTCGCTGCAGACATCTTCGCCGTGGCCAGCATCGCCAACCCGGACTGGATCAGCACCGGAGAACCGGCCG GCTCTCTGTCTGTGGGCTTAGTCCTGCAGTGCCAGACCCTCCACGGCAGAAAGCGGATCTGCGTCCCCCCTCGACTGCCCGGAGAGTGGGTGGCGACGTCCTTCTTCATCGTCCTGGGCATCATCTCCCTCAGCGTCACCTGCAGCCTGCTGGTGATGTCACACTGGCACCACGAGGCCATCCGCGTCGCCCGCTGGATCGCCTTCACAGGAA TGGTCCTGTTCTGCATGGCTGCCCTGGTATTCCCGATGGGATTCTACATCAGCGAGATCGGAGGACAGCCGTACAAGCTGCCCAACAACACGATGGTGGGCTCGTCCTACGTGCTCTTCATCCTGGCTATTTTCTTCACCATAGTGGGGCTGCTGTTTGCTGGGAAGGTATGCTTACCAGGCTAA
- the tmem235b gene encoding transmembrane protein 235, giving the protein MKVTFGALVVTAGVCGLLSFALLATSLGTDYWFIIETRNMSDFEDMSSHSGLWSVNEDGKTHADSIDPFSADPSGYSESELRMLSMHGAIVVLLPLSLVLLLFGGICGLVSSLARSPVLLTATASYFFICSLLTLCGASLYIIYSYQALDETERLVGQEDLAYIHTSFGWSLGLAWLSYGLEVVTSALLLVAARTARLQQRGPTAA; this is encoded by the exons ATGAAGGTAACATTTGGAGCTCTGGTGGTGACAGCCGGGGTCTGCGGGCTTCTGAGCTTCGCCTTGTTGGCGACCTCCCTCGGAACCGACTACTGGTTCATCATAGAGACGAGGAACATGAGCGACTTCGAGGACATGAGCTCCCACTCGGGACTGTGGAGCGTCAACGAAG ATGGGAAGACGCACGCAGACTCCATCGACCCCTTCTCTGCCGACCCCTCCGGATACTCTGAGTCTGAGCTGCGCATGCTCA GTATGCACGGAGCCATCGTGGTGCTGCTTCCCctcagcctggttctgctgctcttcGGTGGGATCTGTGGACTGGTCAGCTCCCTGGCCAGAAGCCCGGTCCTTCTCACCGCCACAGCCTCTTACTTCTTCATCTGCA GTCTGCTGACTCTCTGCGGTGCCAGCCTCTACATCATCTACTCTTACCAGGCCCTGGATGAGACCGAGAGGCTGGTGGGGCAGGAGGATTTGGCCTACATCCACACCTCCTTCGGCTGGTCTCTGGGCCTGGCCTGGCTCTCCTACGGCCTGGAGGTCGTCACCAGCGCGCTGCTACTTGTAGCCGCGCGGACGGCCAGGCTGCAGCAAAGAGGTCCCACTGCGGCCTGA
- the birc5a gene encoding baculoviral IAP repeat-containing protein 5a — protein sequence MDPFSEVDLKMYFYENRLKTFEGWPFNEDCTCTPENMARAGFVHTPSENSPDIAMCFFCLKELEGWEPEDDPEKEHKSHSSSCHFIALKKKVDELSVEEFFKLHKEKHKSMIKKTGNAAITKFEEAAKLKRANIIKAAEGEE from the exons ATGGACCCTTTCAGCGAAGtggatttaaaaatgtatttttacgaGAACAGACTAAAAACGTTTGAAGGCTGGCCTTTCAACGAAGACTGCACCTGCACCCCAGAGAAC ATGGCCCGAGCTGGCTTCGTCCACACCCCGTCAGAAAACAGTCCAGACATCGCCATGTGTTTCTTCTGCCTCAAAGAGCTGGAGGGCTGGGAACCTGAGGACGACCCGGA gAAAGAGCACAAATCCCATTCATCATCCTGCCACTTCATCGCCCTGAAGAAAAAAGTAGACGAGCTGAGTGTGGAGGAATTCTTCAAACTACACAAGGAGAAGCACAAATCCATGATC aaaaagacTGGAAATGCAGCCATTACCAAGTTTGAGGAGGCAGCCAAACTGAAAAGAGCCAATATCATCAAGGCGGCCGAGGGAGAGGAGTGA
- the faap100 gene encoding Fanconi anemia core complex-associated protein 100 has product MEGRCSVETWAEFGLLGKSGRPKVKRGFGANIFICTGCEEVYVFSANERKLTVVLQLPGPVNDLVESHDKQLLVACRCGVYCVDLQLLLHRAHGSSGDASSIPAELKISSEFVVVDADGVSSLLLVGSVLLTLSQTDTSWLLTLYKSPQQTQPTAYEVLGSFHLPQISPVVHDDTKLKAGRTGRSILLCAHFGNRPPPSSSCDAVDTSYPHFCLKPVLFKLLFGVEAALAKSPVVLCGLPDGRLCFLPLGLPGSRLRVLHSLEQPVVFAGASVVVETDPGHAQCLAVVGEQGRVVLIKADKAGPERRGSLARFTEGCVSGPVECGFVDKNCLYYSTGSDLLTLTLSEESAGREDGERGEEALRSPTSLNVCGVAALTEPTCSAAGDVQLLGLTVGGQLRSIRLPMRRRGEGSPRPPSSQVGRSVRDLLSAIGDVCERASALKTVIKSKNQILKQLNQVVNISFLLTKTEEPFPFEEKPIGCHATASWSRSLQKDTLNLKCVLTNSSPYVLERGWTLSVTVFPLSCSSSTGEGTSSTNFMFPFYNLRPGETLEVSLPAAAAGDTSYPLTVNCSLILSLSGFLGEEEVARLPGWQKSCFSLPLNTLTVDWLHASQVISPTGSQSNKETDTLQAFLSSRQIGCSKGDGASKPERYSASVRVSSELLRETLTLKSFHLDTKGPELASPNICFSLLDWLFFEAHGGVKVGREGNEIDSSGLAIRARAPNGATVKLSAKQINVAEENPGKEEGLVCVEVRIESSSVSAVCGLHHAVLRRIQSLLKKAPEKAASTEKVQRLGLRGALQQAEIQQSRLSEALSVGMSSSQTNRFLLGVYQELRANPLLVI; this is encoded by the exons ATGGAAGGACGGTGCTCTGTTGAGACTTGGGCTGAATTCGGGCTTTTAGGAAAATCAGGCAGACCGAAGGTCAAGCGTGGGTTTGGAGCGAATATTTTCATCTGCACTGGCTGCGAGGAAGTCTACGTCTTCAGTGCTAATGAGAGGAAACTCACC gtcgtccttcagctacctggtcCCGTGAATGATTTGGTTGAGAGCCACGACAAGCAGCTCCTTGTGGCATGCCGTTGTGGAGTTTATTGTGTGGACCTACAGCTGCTGTTACACAG GGCTCACGGCTCCTCAGGCGATGCCTCCTCCATTCCAGCTGAGCTGAAAATCTCCTCtgagtttgttgttgtggatgCAGACGGAGTGTCGTCTTTGCTCCTTGTTGGCTCTGTGCTCCTGACCCTTAGTCAAACCGACACGTCCTGGCTGCTGACTTTGTATAAAAGTCCCCAACAAACACAGCCCACCGCCTATGAGGTGCTCGGTTCATTCCACCTGCCACAGATTTCACCTGTTGTACACGACGACACAAAGTTAAAGGCAGGACGAACAGGGAGGTCTATTCTGCTCTGTGCCCATTTCGGCAATAGGCCCCCACCTTCTTCCTCCTGTGATGCAGTAGACACGAGCTATCCCCACTTCTGCCTCAAGCCTGTTCTCTTCAAACTTTTGTTCGGGGTTGAAGCGGCTCTTGCCAAATCCCCAGTTGTTCTTTGTGGCCTGCCAGATGGGCGCTTGTGCTTCCTTCCTCTGGGTCTGCCAGGATCACGGCTCCGAGTTCTCCATAGCCTCGAGCAGCCGGTTGTGTTTGCCGGAGCATCTGTTGTCGTGGAAACAGATCCAGGACATGCACAGTGCTTGGCGGTGGTGGGCGAACAAGGCAGAGTGGTGCTGATTAAGGCTGACAAAGCCGGCCCAGAGAGAAGGGGAAGCCTCGCCCGTTTCACCGAGGGGTGCGTATCAGGACCTGTGGAGTGTGGCTTCGTGGATAAAAACTGTCTTTACTACAGCACTGGCTCCGACCTCCTCACACTGACGCTGTCAGAGGAGTCAGCTGGGAGAGAGGACGGAGAAAGGGGTGAAGAGGCCCTCCGAAGCCCAACCAGTCTGAATGTGTGCGGGGTCGCCGCTTTAACCGAGCCAACGTGCAGCGCTGCAG GTGACGTTCAGCTGCTCGGGCTGACAGTCGGAGGGCAGCTTCGGAGCATTAGGTTACCCATGAGGAGACGGGGTGAAGGATCGCCCCGGCCTCCCTCCTCACAGGTTGGCCGCAGCGTCAGGGACCTCCTGTCTGCCATCGGGGATGTTTGTGAAAG agCGTCAGCACTAAAAACAGTCATCAAATCCAAAAACCAaatcctgaagcagctgaatcAGGTGGTAAACATCAGTTTCCTGCTGACAAAGACCGAAGAACCTTTTCCATTTGAAGAGAAGCCCATCGGATGTCACGCCACGGCAAGCTGGAGCAGATCGCTTCAAAAAGACACCTTAAATCTGAAATGTGTCCTGACTAACTCAAGTCCTTACGTCCTGGAGCGAGGCTGGACGCTGAGCGTCACCGTCTTTCCTCTGTCCTGTTCGTCCAGCACAGGAGAGGGAACCTCATCCACTAATTTTATGTTCCCGTTCTACAATCTGCGCCCTGGGGAAACGTTAGAAGTGTCGCTGCCAGCCGCAGCCGCAGGCGACACGTCTTACCCTCTGACTGTAAACTGCTCACTCATCCTTTCGCTTTCAGGCTTCCTGGGAGAGGAGGAGGTAGCTCGCCTTCCCGGCTGGCAGAAAAGTTGTTTCAGTTTGCCCTTAAACACGCTGACAGTGGACTGGTTGCACGCCTCACAAGTAATCAGTCCCACAGGCTCCCAGTCCAACAAAGAGACAGACACTCTTCAGGCTTTTCTAAGCTCAAGGCAGATCGGGTGCTCCAAAGGAGACGGCGCCTCAAAGCCGGAGAGGTATTCCGCGAGTGTACGGGTGTCATCGGAGTTACTGAGGGAAACGCTGACGCTGAAAAGCTTTCATTTGGACACCAAGGGGCCGGAGCTGGCCTCTCCAAATATCTGCTTCTCTCTACTCGACTGGCTGTTCTTCGAAGCTCACGGAGGGGTGAAGGTTGGACGCGAAGGAAATGAGATCGACTCGAGCGGCTTGGCGATTCGAGCCCGTGCTCCGAATGGAGCCACCGTTAAACTGAGTGCAAAACAG ATAAACGTAGCAGAGGAGAACCCTGGGAAGGAGGAGGGCCTGGTCTGTGTGGAGGTTCGGATCGAGAGCTCCTCGGTCTCCGCAGTGTGCGGCCTGCATCACGCCGTGCTGCGTCGGATCCAG AGTTTGTTGAAGAAGGCTCCCGAGAAAGCTGCTTCCACAGAAAAGGTGCAGAGATTGGGACTGAGAGGAGCGCTGCAGCAGGCCGAG ATCCAGCAGAGTCGACTCTCAGAAGCCTTGAGCGTGGGCATGTCCTCGAGCCAAACGAACCGATTCCTTCTTGGCGTTTACCAGGAACTCAGAGCGAATCCTCTCCTCGTAATTTAA